In Treponema primitia ZAS-2, a genomic segment contains:
- the dnaE gene encoding DNA polymerase III subunit alpha has protein sequence MVEFVHLHVHSDFSLLDGAASVEALAAKAASLGMKHLAITDHGNMFGALKFRNACLGDKDHPLKDRAPVHPIIGSEFYMAPGSRTDRKGGENGNKYYHLILLATNEEGYRNLMKLSSYSYTEGFYYKPRIDRELLEKYHAGLICLSACLAGEIPSLILRGQIQEAEKTALWFNSLFGQDNFYLEVQDHRIPEQRQVNPIIVEIAGRTGIPLVATNDIHYIEKEDSIAQDLLLCIGTQAKRGDEKRMRFDTDEFYFKTGDEMAALFPEAQYPGAIANTVRIAERCKTEIPSPGPLLPDFAIPEGYANADEYLRRQTMEGMEKRYPAMDAEVVQRAEYELGVIISMGFTGYFLIVADFINWAKEHDIPVGPGRGSGAGSIVAYALRITNNDPIKYKLLFERFLNPERISMPDFDVDFANEGRQDVIDYVTEKYGKEKVGQIITFGTMKAKAAVKDVARALDISIDESNMLTKLIPEDPKMTLKKAFEQEPRLRELEQEPKYQELFAMARKLEGKNRNSSIHASGIVIGKTDLTDYVPLYQDKSGAVASQYTMDLIEPQGLVKMDFLGLKTLDLIDHSVKLIRRRGGEYAAFDIETISETGTAESDAVFKMLGEGKSYGVFQFESEGMQKVLKDAQPTSIEDLIALNALYRPGPMDNIPQFIASKHGRQAIVYPDPSLEGILKETYGVIVYQEQVMQVAQIIAGYSLGQADILRRAMGKKKREILDKEKVPFIAGALKRGFKEADADRIFEILAPFAGYGFNKSHAAAYAVLAYQTAYLKANFPVEFMAANMSNEISSVDKLPLYIDEARRMGISIDPPDINRSDRLFTVVDGRIVYGFVGIKGLGDGSAEEIINCRKDGPYKSFMDYLDRVNIKTVGKKVTEILARTGAFDSFGQTRQTLIQNLETAVDHAQNKKADKELGQASLFDDTDEQAFPDYKFTIHPEMDREEKLNIEKELIGFYFSGHPLDDYKEEWEKFVKLDLSDPDNAPERDYTLIGILKTLKPYTNKSGRAMAFASLSDYRGEIDIVFFEKPWESCRDKIAEGDKIVLKGRLDKSRGKASLRVESILSPERLKIKEDLLEYCSSGHPLDDFAEAWEQFVKLDLSKTESAPEEEYTLIGMLTSLRPITTKAGKDMAFGSLADYRGEIDLVFFTRAWTNSKEKLIENQCVALKGKLDKSREKPSFQVSSVLETDKLRKKAAKNAAPTEHPGEEAGPDTETLAAQAAGNPGQGGGSPDVVRAPVWRELHIRLKTAVCEREENLYPLRDYLYDNSGPCSVFIHVPEAAETATVDSGGKVAAETVIRAAAGIGVSADAPCIEALSLYAAVAEVWGA, from the coding sequence TTGGTTGAATTTGTTCACCTCCATGTCCATTCGGATTTTTCCTTACTAGACGGCGCCGCCTCGGTGGAAGCCCTGGCAGCCAAGGCAGCGTCCCTGGGGATGAAACATTTGGCTATCACGGACCACGGCAACATGTTCGGGGCCCTGAAGTTTCGTAACGCCTGTTTAGGCGATAAAGACCACCCCCTTAAGGACCGCGCTCCGGTGCATCCCATTATCGGCAGCGAATTTTACATGGCTCCGGGGTCCCGAACCGATCGGAAGGGCGGCGAGAACGGGAACAAGTACTACCATCTGATCCTCCTGGCTACCAACGAAGAAGGATACCGGAACCTCATGAAGCTTTCATCCTATTCTTATACCGAAGGGTTCTATTATAAACCCCGAATCGACCGGGAATTGCTGGAAAAATACCATGCCGGGCTTATTTGCCTTTCCGCCTGCCTGGCGGGGGAAATTCCCAGTCTGATCCTCCGGGGGCAGATCCAGGAGGCGGAAAAAACCGCCCTGTGGTTCAACAGCCTCTTTGGGCAGGACAATTTTTACCTGGAAGTTCAGGATCACCGCATTCCGGAGCAGCGGCAGGTAAACCCCATAATCGTCGAAATTGCGGGTCGTACCGGCATCCCCCTGGTGGCTACCAACGACATCCACTATATAGAAAAGGAAGATTCCATTGCCCAGGATCTGCTCCTCTGCATAGGCACCCAGGCGAAGCGGGGGGATGAAAAGCGGATGCGCTTTGACACCGACGAGTTTTACTTCAAAACCGGGGATGAAATGGCGGCCCTGTTCCCGGAAGCCCAATACCCCGGGGCCATCGCCAATACGGTGCGGATTGCCGAACGCTGCAAAACCGAGATTCCCAGCCCCGGGCCGCTGTTGCCGGACTTTGCAATTCCTGAGGGCTACGCCAATGCAGATGAATATCTGCGGCGGCAGACCATGGAGGGGATGGAAAAGCGATACCCCGCCATGGACGCTGAGGTTGTCCAACGGGCGGAATATGAGCTTGGGGTGATCATCTCCATGGGCTTTACAGGCTACTTCCTCATCGTGGCGGATTTTATCAACTGGGCCAAAGAGCATGACATCCCCGTGGGCCCCGGGCGCGGTTCCGGGGCGGGCTCCATTGTTGCATACGCCCTGCGGATTACCAACAACGACCCTATTAAGTACAAGCTGCTCTTCGAGCGTTTCCTCAACCCTGAACGGATATCCATGCCCGACTTTGACGTGGACTTTGCAAACGAGGGCCGTCAGGACGTGATTGACTATGTGACTGAAAAATACGGCAAGGAAAAGGTGGGGCAGATTATCACCTTTGGCACCATGAAGGCCAAGGCTGCGGTTAAAGATGTGGCCCGGGCGCTGGACATAAGCATTGACGAGTCCAATATGCTGACCAAGCTTATCCCGGAAGACCCCAAGATGACCCTGAAAAAAGCCTTTGAGCAGGAGCCCCGGCTGCGGGAACTGGAACAGGAGCCTAAGTATCAGGAACTTTTTGCCATGGCCCGCAAACTGGAGGGGAAAAACCGCAATTCCAGCATCCATGCCTCGGGGATCGTGATCGGCAAAACGGATTTGACCGACTATGTGCCCCTTTACCAGGATAAGAGCGGCGCCGTGGCGAGCCAGTACACCATGGACCTGATCGAACCCCAGGGTCTGGTAAAGATGGATTTTCTGGGGCTTAAAACCCTGGACCTTATTGACCATTCGGTAAAACTTATCCGCCGCCGGGGTGGGGAATATGCGGCTTTTGACATCGAAACCATAAGCGAGACCGGAACGGCGGAATCCGATGCGGTCTTTAAAATGTTGGGAGAGGGGAAGAGCTACGGGGTGTTCCAGTTTGAATCCGAGGGGATGCAGAAGGTCCTGAAAGATGCCCAGCCCACCAGTATCGAAGACCTTATCGCCTTAAACGCCTTATACAGGCCGGGGCCTATGGATAATATCCCCCAGTTTATCGCTTCCAAACACGGCCGCCAGGCCATTGTCTATCCCGATCCCAGCCTGGAAGGTATTTTGAAAGAGACCTATGGGGTTATCGTCTACCAGGAACAGGTCATGCAGGTGGCGCAGATCATTGCAGGGTACAGCCTGGGGCAAGCAGATATACTGCGCAGGGCCATGGGAAAGAAGAAACGGGAAATACTGGACAAGGAAAAGGTGCCCTTTATTGCCGGGGCGCTGAAGCGGGGCTTTAAAGAAGCGGACGCAGACCGGATCTTTGAAATCCTGGCGCCCTTTGCCGGCTACGGCTTTAACAAGAGCCACGCTGCGGCCTATGCGGTGCTGGCCTACCAAACTGCGTACCTCAAGGCGAATTTCCCGGTGGAATTTATGGCTGCAAATATGTCCAACGAAATTTCTAGCGTGGACAAGCTCCCCCTCTATATCGACGAGGCCCGGCGCATGGGTATTTCCATCGATCCCCCGGATATCAACCGCTCGGACCGGCTTTTTACTGTAGTGGACGGCCGCATTGTCTACGGCTTTGTGGGCATTAAGGGCCTGGGGGATGGTTCCGCAGAGGAGATCATCAACTGCCGCAAGGATGGCCCCTACAAGAGCTTTATGGATTACCTCGATCGGGTGAACATTAAAACTGTGGGCAAGAAGGTGACGGAGATCCTGGCCAGAACCGGGGCCTTCGACAGTTTCGGACAGACCCGGCAGACCCTGATACAGAACCTGGAAACTGCGGTGGATCACGCCCAGAACAAAAAAGCGGACAAGGAACTGGGGCAGGCCAGCCTCTTTGATGACACCGACGAACAGGCATTTCCGGATTACAAATTTACGATCCATCCCGAAATGGACCGGGAGGAAAAGCTCAACATCGAAAAGGAACTTATCGGCTTTTATTTTTCCGGCCACCCCCTGGACGATTATAAAGAAGAATGGGAAAAATTTGTAAAACTGGATCTTTCGGATCCCGATAACGCCCCGGAGCGGGATTATACCCTTATAGGGATTCTGAAAACCCTGAAGCCCTACACTAATAAGAGCGGCAGGGCCATGGCCTTCGCTTCTTTGTCGGATTATCGGGGTGAAATAGACATAGTGTTTTTTGAAAAGCCCTGGGAAAGCTGTCGGGATAAAATTGCCGAGGGTGACAAGATCGTTCTCAAGGGCAGGCTGGACAAATCCCGGGGTAAGGCAAGTCTGCGGGTAGAATCGATACTCTCCCCGGAACGGCTTAAAATAAAAGAAGATCTGCTGGAGTATTGTTCATCCGGCCATCCCCTGGATGATTTTGCGGAAGCCTGGGAACAGTTTGTAAAGCTGGACCTTTCAAAGACCGAAAGCGCCCCTGAGGAGGAGTATACCCTGATAGGAATGCTCACCAGCCTCAGGCCCATCACCACCAAGGCTGGCAAGGATATGGCCTTTGGTTCCCTGGCGGATTACCGGGGTGAAATAGATTTAGTGTTTTTTACCCGGGCATGGACAAACAGCAAAGAAAAGCTGATAGAAAACCAGTGTGTTGCCCTTAAGGGGAAACTGGATAAAAGTCGTGAGAAGCCCAGCTTTCAGGTAAGTTCGGTCCTGGAAACGGACAAGCTCAGGAAAAAGGCGGCAAAAAATGCGGCGCCTACGGAGCATCCCGGGGAGGAAGCAGGGCCGGATACAGAGACCCTGGCGGCCCAGGCTGCCGGAAACCCGGGGCAGGGCGGCGGGAGTCCCGATGTTGTGCGGGCTCCGGTTTGGCGGGAACTGCACATACGGCTAAAAACTGCGGTCTGTGAACGGGAAGAGAATCTCTACCCCCTGCGGGATTATCTGTATGACAATTCCGGCCCCTGCTCGGTGTTCATCCATGTTCCTGAAGCGGCGGAGACTGCCACGGTCGATTCAGGGGGTAAAGTAGCCGCGGAGACGGTGATACGAGCCGCTGCCGGGATAGGCGTATCTGCGGATGCTCCCTGCATTGAGGCCCTGAGCCTCTATGCTGCGGTTGCCGAAGTGTGGGGAGCATGA
- a CDS encoding YggT family protein, protein MQGLMNILGGVTSVYMILIFIRIMLTWFSGANFGRAYKLLSDVTDPYLDWFHRFPFLRVANLDLSPIAALALLSVVNNVFLTLGRYGRITLGVILAMLISAVWSAASFILSFFIIVLALRFIAYLANRDVYHGFWRIVDMISQPVLYRINRMVFGKRLVRYVPGIVSALGVLAVLRVGLELLVRFGLKLLVQLPF, encoded by the coding sequence ATGCAAGGGTTAATGAACATACTGGGAGGGGTCACCAGTGTCTATATGATCCTTATTTTTATTAGGATCATGCTCACCTGGTTCAGTGGGGCCAATTTTGGCAGGGCATACAAGCTCCTTTCGGATGTCACAGACCCCTACCTTGACTGGTTTCACCGCTTTCCCTTCCTCAGGGTAGCTAACCTGGATCTGTCCCCCATCGCCGCATTAGCATTGCTGTCGGTGGTGAACAATGTATTTCTGACCCTGGGCCGCTATGGGCGTATTACCCTGGGGGTGATCCTGGCCATGCTGATTTCTGCGGTGTGGTCTGCGGCTTCCTTTATCCTGAGCTTTTTTATCATTGTCCTAGCCCTACGCTTTATTGCCTACCTTGCCAACCGGGATGTGTACCACGGTTTCTGGCGCATCGTTGACATGATCTCCCAGCCCGTTCTGTACCGCATCAACCGGATGGTGTTCGGAAAAAGACTGGTGCGCTATGTGCCCGGCATTGTCTCTGCCCTGGGGGTTTTAGCGGTCCTCCGGGTGGGCCTGGAACTGCTGGTGCGCTTCGGCCTGAAGCTTCTGGTTCAACTCCCCTTCTGA